GCCGCACCGGGAGCGCCGCCCGCCGCAGCGCGGGCGGCGCCCTGCTTGCGGCCGGGGCGCACCCGGACGTGGGCGGCGCGCCCGCCCGCGCTGCGGCACAATGCCCCGAGGAGAGTTCGACATGGCCACAGGCACGGTCCTCATCGTCGAGGACGAGCGCACGCTCGTCGGGATCCTCACCGACTACCTGAGGCGGGAGGGCTTCCGCGTCGAGACCGCCTTCGACGGGACCAGGGGGCTGGAGCTGTGGCGCGCCGCCCGCCCCGACCTGATACTCCTCGACATCATGCTGCCTGGCATCGACGGCCTGGAGGTCGCCCGGCGGGTCCGCGCCGAGTCGGCGGTGCCGATCATCATGCTCACCGCCCGCGACGAAGAGGTCGACAAGCTGGTGGGGCTGGGGCTCGGCGCCGACGACTACGTGGTGAAGCCCTACAGCCCGCGCGAGGTAGTCGCCCGGGTGAAGGCGGTGCTGCGGCGGGCCGGCGGCGGCGTCGAGGCGCCGGAGACGTTCGCGGTAGGCCGGCTGACGGTCGACCTCGGGGCCTACGAGGCGCGCTGCGGCGACGAGGCGGTCAGCCTCACGGCCAGCGAGCTGCGCCTGCTCGCCGCCCTGGCGCGCGAGCCCGGCCGCGTGAGGCGGCGGGGCGAGCTGCTCGCGGCCGTCGGCGAGGGCGACGGCCTCGCCGACGAGCGGACCATCGACGCCCACGTGAAGAACCTGCGCCGCAAGCTCGGCGACTGCCGCGACCAGCTCGAGACGGTGCGACGCGTCGGCTACCGGCTGAGGACGGGCTAGTGCCCCTCGGCGGCGGACCGCGCGGCGCGCCGCACCGGCCCGGTCCGCCGTGGTCCGGCGGCTGGGCGACCGGCGAGGGCCACCGCTGGCGCGGCCCGCCGCGGCACCGACGCCACTGGGGCCTCCGCCGTCGCCTCACGTTCACCTACGCGTTCGTGGCGCTCGCGGCCGTCGCCCTCACGAGCTGGCTGACCCTGGGGGCCGTGTTCAGGGCCCAGGGCGAGCTGTTCGGGGCCGAGTGGATGCACGGCGGCCCGCCCTGGGAGCGCCTCGTCGCGCCCGACGAGGGCCGCGACGGCGCGGCCGCGCCCGGCCTCGACGGCGAGGACGTGCCGGACCTCAGGGAGGCGCGCGAGGCGTTCCGCGGCGTGGCCAGGACCGGCCTCCTGGCGGCCCTGCTGGCGTTCCTGGTCGCGACGTGGGTGGCGGGTGCGGTGACGCGGCGCCTCACGCGTCCCCTGCTCGCGCTCGAGGGCGGGGCCAGGCGCCTCGCGGCCGGAGAGCGCGGGATGAGGTTGGCGCTGCCGCCGTCGCGCGACGAGCTGCGCAACCTCACCGAGGCGTTCAACTCGCTGGTGAGCGGGCTCGAGCGCCAGGAGAGCTGGCGGCGCGGGGTGGTGGCCGACATCGCCCACGACCTGCGCACGCCGCTCTCCGTCCTGAGGAGCGAGATCGAGGCCATGCAGGACGGCGTCAGGCCCCTCGACGAGGAGGGCCTGGCGAGGCTGCACCAGGAGGTGATGCGCCTGACGCGCCTCGTCGAGGACCTGCGGACGCTCTCCGTCGCCGAGGCGGGAGGCCTGGGCCTGGAGCGCGAGCCGATCGACGTCGCGGCGTTCCTCGGTCGCGTGGTGGACGGCTTCGCGAGCCGCGCCGGCTCGGCGGGCGTCGAGCTGCGCCTGGGCCGCGTGGCCGAGGGCCTGGAGGTGGAGGCGGACCCCGCGGCGCTCGCGCGCGTCCTCGACAACCTCGTCGACAACGCTCTGCGCTACGCCGCGCCCGGGGCGGTCGAGCTGGGCGCGCGGTCCGCGGGCGGCGAGGTGCTGATCACCGTGCGCGACCATGGACCCGGCCTGCCCGAGGGGGAGGCAGACCGCCTGTTCGAGCGCTTCTACCGCGGCGACCCGTCGCGGGCCAGGCAGGAAGGAGGCGGCTCGGGCCTGGGCCTCTCGATCGCGAAGGCTCTCGTGGAGGCGCACGGCGGCCGGCTGGAGGCCCGCGACCACCCGGAGGGCGGCGCGGAGTTCACGGTCGTGCTGCCCGCGCCAGCCTAGAAGTCGAGCTTCTCGTTCTCGCCCAGCCGGTCGCTGCGCCCCGTTACGGCCGCCGTGACGAGGTCGAAGAGCTGACGCACCTTGCCGGAGCTGCCGTCCCAGTACTCTGCCCGCTCCGGCTCGACGTGCAGCAGCACGAGGTCGGGGTCGTCTGGTCCGGCGAAGAACGCCTCGTTGAGCGGGTTCCACAG
This genomic window from Trueperaceae bacterium contains:
- a CDS encoding response regulator transcription factor, which translates into the protein MATGTVLIVEDERTLVGILTDYLRREGFRVETAFDGTRGLELWRAARPDLILLDIMLPGIDGLEVARRVRAESAVPIIMLTARDEEVDKLVGLGLGADDYVVKPYSPREVVARVKAVLRRAGGGVEAPETFAVGRLTVDLGAYEARCGDEAVSLTASELRLLAALAREPGRVRRRGELLAAVGEGDGLADERTIDAHVKNLRRKLGDCRDQLETVRRVGYRLRTG
- a CDS encoding ATP-binding protein, which codes for MPLGGGPRGAPHRPGPPWSGGWATGEGHRWRGPPRHRRHWGLRRRLTFTYAFVALAAVALTSWLTLGAVFRAQGELFGAEWMHGGPPWERLVAPDEGRDGAAAPGLDGEDVPDLREAREAFRGVARTGLLAALLAFLVATWVAGAVTRRLTRPLLALEGGARRLAAGERGMRLALPPSRDELRNLTEAFNSLVSGLERQESWRRGVVADIAHDLRTPLSVLRSEIEAMQDGVRPLDEEGLARLHQEVMRLTRLVEDLRTLSVAEAGGLGLEREPIDVAAFLGRVVDGFASRAGSAGVELRLGRVAEGLEVEADPAALARVLDNLVDNALRYAAPGAVELGARSAGGEVLITVRDHGPGLPEGEADRLFERFYRGDPSRARQEGGGSGLGLSIAKALVEAHGGRLEARDHPEGGAEFTVVLPAPA